Proteins found in one Triticum aestivum cultivar Chinese Spring chromosome 4D, IWGSC CS RefSeq v2.1, whole genome shotgun sequence genomic segment:
- the LOC123099401 gene encoding protein RAFTIN 1B-like, producing MARRLHSAIIATFVLLAVGQCSNAVPTEAEVYWRTVLPDSPLPDPILKLLHPETSSVKKPKDDTVAEAYSLTWLMWGLRSRSGPTKHSSPRPSSKDETVAEAYSLTWLMWGLRSLSGPKKHSSPGPSHDRDHSADEYLARGLFFHEEAVQVGKTMTLYFPLAASAPLGLLPRHVADSIPFSASSLPTALARLGVANNSVQAANMEETLYMCDLPPKAGEAKFCATSLEALVEGTMAALGTRNVRPMASDLPRSGAPKQPYAVRAVHPVDGSSFVSCHDHNYPYTVYMCHNTPATRAYMVEMEGAHSGLAVTVAAICHTDTSHWDAEHFSFKVLGTKPGDGPICHYLPYGHNVWVKKEANRSSSS from the exons ATGGCGCGACGCCTCCACTCTGCTATAATCGCCACCTTCGTTCTGCTTGCG GTTGGACAGTGTAGCAATGCAGTCCCGACGGAGGCTGAAGTGTACTGGCGCACCGTCCTGCCCGATTCTCCGCTCCCGGAccccatcctcaagctcctccatcCTG AGACCAGCTCTGTGAAGAAACCAAAGGATGATACGGTTGCTGAAGCGTACTCCCTGACATGGTTAATGTGGGGGCTTCGCTCGCGCTCTGGGCCGACCAAGCACTCGTCTCCCAGGCCATCATCAAAGGATGAAACGGTTGCTGAAGCGTACTCCCTGACATGGTTAATGTGGGGGCTCCGCTCTCTCTCCGGACCGAAGAAGCACTCGTCTCCCGGGCCATCTCACGACCGTGACCACAGCGCCGACGAGTATCTGGCCCGAGGGCTCTTCTTCCATGAGGAGGCAGTCCAAGTAGGCAAGACCATGACCTTATACTTCCCTTTGGCAGCCAGTGCACCGCTAGGGCTGTTGCCGCGTCATGTGGCGGACTCAATTCCATTCTCGGCGTCCTCGCTGCCGACCGCCCTCGCGCGGCTTGGCGTCGCTAATAACTCCGTGCAGGCAGCCAACATGGAGGAGACGCTATACATGTGTGACCTGCCGCCAAAAGCAGGCGAGGCCAAATTCTGCGCTACGTCACTGGAAGCCCTGGTCGAGGGAACCATGGCGGCGCTCGGCACCCGCAACGTCCGGCCGATGGCCTCCGACCTACCCCGCTCAGGGGCACCTAAGCAACCGTACGCCGTCCGAGCTGTGCACCCGGTGGACGGATCGAGCTTCGTGTCATGCCACGACCATAACTATCCCTACACTGTCTACATGTGCCATAACACACCCGCAACGAGGGCGTACATGGTGGAGATGGAGGGTGCCCATAGTGGCCTTGCCGTCACTGTCGCCGCTATTTGCCACACTGACACGTCCCACTGGGACGCGGAGCATTTCTCCTTCAAGGTCCTCGGCACCAAGCCTGGTGACGGACCAATCTGCCACTATCTGCCGTATGGGCACAACGTGTGGGTCAAGAAGGAGGCAAATCGCTCGTCATCGTCCTAA